The Gordonia sp. KTR9 genome contains a region encoding:
- the nth gene encoding endonuclease III, which translates to MNRTLKVAFPHVYCELDFTDPLELSVATILSAQCTDVRVNLTTPALFARYRTAADYAGADRTELEEMIRPTGFYRNKANSIIGLGQALVERFDGEVPNNLKDLVSLPGFGRKTANVVLGNAFGVPGITVDTHFGRLVRRWQWTEETDPVKVEHAIGELIERREWTDLSHRVIFHGRRVCHARKPACGVCVLAKDCPSVGTGPMDKAEAAALVKGPETEHLLALAGVVAP; encoded by the coding sequence ATGAATCGCACCCTCAAGGTCGCCTTCCCGCACGTGTACTGCGAACTCGACTTCACCGATCCGCTCGAGCTCTCGGTCGCGACGATCCTGTCGGCCCAGTGCACCGATGTGCGCGTCAACCTGACCACCCCGGCGCTGTTCGCCCGGTACCGGACGGCCGCGGACTACGCCGGTGCCGACCGCACCGAACTCGAGGAGATGATCCGCCCGACCGGCTTCTACCGGAACAAGGCGAACTCGATCATCGGGCTCGGCCAGGCCCTCGTCGAGAGGTTCGACGGGGAGGTCCCGAACAACCTCAAGGACCTGGTGTCGTTGCCCGGGTTCGGACGGAAGACCGCGAACGTGGTGCTGGGCAACGCCTTCGGTGTTCCCGGCATCACCGTCGACACCCACTTCGGCCGCCTGGTACGACGCTGGCAGTGGACCGAGGAGACCGATCCGGTGAAGGTCGAGCACGCCATCGGCGAGCTGATCGAGCGACGCGAGTGGACGGACCTGTCGCACCGGGTGATCTTCCACGGCCGCCGCGTGTGCCACGCACGCAAGCCGGCCTGCGGTGTGTGCGTCCTCGCCAAGGACTGCCCGTCGGTGGGGACCGGCCCGATGGACAAGGCCGAGGCCGCCGCCCTGGTGAAGGGCCCGGAGACCGAGCATCTTCTCGCGTTGGCAGGGGTCGTCGCGCCGTGA
- a CDS encoding DUF4177 domain-containing protein, whose product MSEVTAWEYVTVPLLTHATKQILDQWGADGWELVSVLPGPTGEQHVAYLKRPKG is encoded by the coding sequence ATGAGTGAAGTGACCGCGTGGGAATACGTGACGGTGCCGCTGCTGACGCACGCCACGAAGCAGATCCTCGATCAGTGGGGTGCCGATGGCTGGGAACTGGTTTCGGTTCTGCCCGGTCCGACGGGCGAGCAGCACGTCGCGTACCTGAAGCGACCGAAGGGCTGA
- a CDS encoding RidA family protein gives MATTWTDRLAELGIELPSVVPPVASYTPAVRTGDLVYTSGQLPMVDGELSARGKVHEGAEGVVRPDEATAAARVCALNALAAIDALVGIDAIVRVVKVVGFVASAPGFTGQPKVINGASDVLGEIFGDAGVHARSAVGVAELPLGAPVEVELIVEVA, from the coding sequence ATGGCGACCACGTGGACCGATCGTCTCGCCGAGCTGGGTATCGAGCTCCCGTCCGTGGTGCCGCCGGTGGCCAGCTACACACCGGCCGTGCGCACCGGCGACCTCGTCTACACCTCGGGTCAGTTGCCCATGGTGGACGGCGAGCTGTCGGCGCGCGGCAAGGTGCACGAGGGTGCCGAGGGTGTCGTTCGTCCGGACGAGGCGACCGCGGCCGCCCGGGTCTGCGCGCTCAACGCCCTCGCCGCGATCGACGCGCTGGTCGGGATCGATGCGATCGTGCGCGTGGTCAAGGTCGTCGGCTTCGTCGCGTCCGCGCCGGGGTTCACCGGCCAGCCGAAGGTGATCAACGGGGCGTCGGACGTCCTCGGTGAGATCTTCGGCGACGCCGGTGTGCATGCCCGCTCCGCTGTCGGCGTCGCCGAACTCCCGCTGGGTGCGCCGGTCGAGGTGGAACTGATCGTCGAAGTGGCCTGA
- a CDS encoding NUDIX hydrolase — protein MSGRRSADAGPLVSRDEIPPWLRALTDDVTAVARSVDGRGGDRSRWASMLPTKSRAAAVLILFSGSWEAADDHPGGLPADAEVLLTERAPTLRQHSGQVAFPGGAADPGDDFPVGTALREAAEETGLDASGVSILATLPSFPVGVSGFDVVPVIGYWHRPSEVRVVDEGETARVDRINLREMLDPGNRFQVRRKAVGIVYKGPAFFVDRLLVWGFTGGLVAAISEVSGWDRPWDSDDVRSLEKMIELAGSRQESGFAELHHDDRVVVDATDVESGGSR, from the coding sequence ATGAGCGGGCGTCGCTCTGCCGACGCCGGGCCGCTGGTCTCGCGCGATGAGATCCCGCCCTGGCTACGAGCCCTCACCGACGACGTCACCGCTGTCGCGAGGAGTGTCGACGGTCGCGGCGGCGACCGGTCGCGCTGGGCGTCGATGCTGCCGACGAAGTCGCGGGCGGCGGCGGTACTCATCCTGTTCTCCGGCTCCTGGGAGGCGGCCGACGACCATCCGGGTGGTCTGCCCGCGGACGCCGAGGTGCTGCTGACCGAGCGTGCTCCGACGTTGCGCCAGCACAGTGGTCAGGTGGCCTTCCCCGGCGGTGCGGCCGATCCCGGCGACGACTTCCCGGTGGGCACAGCGCTTCGCGAGGCGGCCGAGGAGACCGGTCTCGACGCATCCGGGGTGAGCATCCTCGCGACCCTCCCCAGCTTTCCGGTCGGGGTCTCGGGGTTCGACGTCGTCCCGGTGATCGGCTACTGGCACCGTCCGAGCGAGGTGCGCGTCGTCGACGAGGGAGAGACCGCCCGGGTGGACCGGATCAACCTGCGCGAGATGCTCGACCCGGGCAACCGGTTCCAGGTCCGGCGAAAGGCGGTGGGCATCGTCTACAAGGGCCCGGCGTTCTTCGTCGACCGTCTGCTCGTGTGGGGATTCACCGGTGGGCTCGTCGCCGCCATCAGTGAGGTGTCCGGCTGGGACCGTCCGTGGGACTCCGACGACGTGCGTTCGCTGGAGAAGATGATCGAACTCGCCGGCAGCCGTCAGGAGTCCGGTTTCGCCGAACTCCACCACGACGACCGGGTGGTCGTCGACGCCACCGATGTCGAGTCCGGAGGTTCGCGATGA
- a CDS encoding ArsA family ATPase yields the protein MPLDLKMGSVLTDPSTRVVICCGAGGVGKTTTAAAMAMYAAEQGRTVAVLTIDPAKRLAQSLGMSELTNDPQPVAIDGTGTLDAMMLDMRRTFDEMVLEYSSPERAEAIMENAFYQTVASSFSGTQEYMAMEKLGKLLEQDHWDLIVVDTPPSRNALDFLDAPQRLGSFLSGRLMKVLVGGGRGVGRMVTGAMSLAMRGVATIIGGDMLRDVAMFVQSLDSMFGGFQDRAAKTYALLKQPGTQFAVVAAAEADALREAAFFVDRLSEESMPLAGLILNRTHPNLTSIHEEAALVALESVTDDLARGVLEIHADRAATGKRELHLLQRFTASHPRVPIVGVPALPFEVADVTALRAVAEQITGRG from the coding sequence ATGCCACTCGACCTCAAGATGGGCTCGGTGCTCACCGACCCGTCGACCCGCGTCGTGATCTGTTGCGGCGCCGGTGGAGTCGGTAAGACGACCACCGCGGCGGCGATGGCGATGTACGCCGCGGAGCAGGGCCGGACCGTGGCCGTGCTGACCATCGATCCGGCCAAACGCCTGGCCCAGTCCCTGGGGATGTCCGAACTCACCAACGATCCGCAGCCGGTCGCGATCGACGGCACGGGCACGCTCGACGCCATGATGCTCGACATGCGACGCACCTTCGACGAGATGGTGCTCGAGTACTCCTCGCCCGAGCGGGCCGAGGCGATCATGGAGAACGCCTTCTACCAGACCGTGGCCTCGTCGTTCTCCGGCACGCAGGAGTACATGGCGATGGAGAAGCTCGGCAAACTGCTCGAGCAGGACCACTGGGACCTGATCGTCGTCGACACCCCGCCGTCGCGCAATGCGCTCGACTTCCTCGATGCCCCGCAGCGGCTGGGTTCGTTCCTCTCCGGCCGCCTCATGAAGGTGCTGGTCGGTGGCGGCCGCGGGGTGGGCCGCATGGTCACCGGCGCGATGAGCCTGGCCATGCGCGGTGTGGCGACGATCATCGGCGGCGACATGCTCCGCGACGTCGCGATGTTCGTGCAGTCACTGGACTCGATGTTCGGCGGGTTCCAGGACCGTGCCGCGAAGACCTATGCCCTGCTCAAACAGCCGGGCACCCAGTTCGCCGTGGTCGCGGCGGCCGAGGCCGACGCGCTGCGTGAGGCCGCGTTCTTCGTCGACCGGTTGTCGGAGGAGTCGATGCCGCTGGCCGGGCTGATCCTCAACCGGACCCATCCGAACCTGACGTCGATCCACGAAGAGGCCGCGCTGGTCGCCCTCGAGTCGGTCACCGACGACCTCGCCCGGGGCGTCCTCGAGATCCACGCCGATCGGGCGGCCACCGGCAAGCGCGAACTCCATCTGCTGCAACGGTTCACGGCCTCGCATCCGCGGGTGCCGATCGTCGGGGTGCCGGCGTTGCCGTTCGAGGTGGCGGACGTGACCGCACTGCGCGCGGTGGCCGAGCAGATCACCGGCCGGGGCTGA
- a CDS encoding Crp/Fnr family transcriptional regulator, protein MEEVLARAGIFQGVEPSAVAALTKQLQPVDFPRGHVIFHEGEPGDRLYIIMSGKVKVGRRSPDGRENLLTIMGPSDMFGELSIFDPGPRTSSATTVTEVRAVSMDRDALKAWIKDRPEIAEQLLRVLARRLRRTNNNLADLIFTDVPGRVAKQLLQLAQRFGTQEGGALRVTHDLTQEEIAQLVGASRETVNKALADFAQRGWLRLEGKSVLIADSERLARRAR, encoded by the coding sequence GTGGAAGAAGTACTGGCGCGGGCGGGCATATTTCAAGGCGTCGAGCCTTCCGCCGTGGCGGCGCTGACCAAGCAGCTTCAGCCCGTCGACTTCCCTCGCGGACATGTGATCTTCCACGAAGGCGAACCGGGCGATCGGCTCTACATCATCATGTCCGGCAAGGTGAAGGTCGGCCGCCGCTCCCCCGATGGACGCGAGAACCTGCTGACGATCATGGGACCGTCCGACATGTTCGGCGAGCTCTCCATCTTCGATCCCGGTCCGCGTACATCGTCCGCGACGACCGTCACCGAGGTGCGCGCGGTGTCGATGGACCGCGACGCGCTGAAGGCCTGGATCAAGGACCGCCCGGAGATCGCCGAGCAGCTGCTGCGCGTGCTGGCACGTCGCCTGCGCCGCACCAACAACAACCTCGCGGACCTCATCTTCACCGACGTCCCCGGTCGTGTCGCCAAGCAGCTCCTGCAGCTCGCACAGCGCTTCGGAACCCAGGAGGGCGGCGCCCTGCGCGTCACCCACGACCTGACCCAGGAAGAGATCGCACAGCTGGTCGGGGCATCACGCGAGACCGTCAACAAGGCCCTCGCCGACTTCGCCCAGCGCGGATGGCTGCGCCTCGAGGGCAAAAGCGTCCTCATCGCCGACTCCGAGCGTCTGGCGCGCCGCGCACGCTGA
- a CDS encoding TlpA family protein disulfide reductase, with protein MNDTTDTETAGSEASPSSRKDSRFPPAARWSAVFVIVMIALIVAIWPRGGEPAPMSSAPPSASGTRPIDAPVDEARVAEARKAAALPDCPVTGLPESPDSVLAGVVEPCLGTGAPYDLGAATAGRPLVINVWAQWCGPCKTELPYFEEFAARAGDRVTVLALHAKEGGSNPFFPLTLLTEIGVRLPSVLDLDGKVAAAISAPRVFPSTVFLRPDGSVAEVYPGVFDSPEEIADSVAEHLGVRI; from the coding sequence GTGAACGACACCACAGACACCGAGACCGCCGGGAGCGAGGCGAGTCCGTCGTCGCGGAAGGATTCTCGTTTCCCACCTGCCGCGCGATGGAGCGCCGTGTTCGTGATCGTGATGATCGCGCTGATCGTGGCGATCTGGCCGCGCGGCGGCGAGCCGGCGCCGATGTCGAGCGCGCCGCCGTCGGCGAGTGGGACCCGCCCGATCGACGCCCCGGTCGACGAGGCGCGCGTGGCGGAGGCGCGGAAGGCCGCCGCTCTACCGGACTGCCCGGTCACGGGTCTGCCGGAGTCACCCGATTCCGTCCTCGCGGGCGTCGTCGAGCCCTGTCTGGGCACCGGTGCGCCGTACGACCTCGGTGCGGCGACGGCGGGTCGCCCGCTGGTGATCAACGTGTGGGCGCAGTGGTGTGGTCCGTGCAAGACCGAGTTGCCCTACTTCGAGGAATTCGCCGCTCGTGCCGGCGACCGGGTCACCGTGCTGGCCCTGCACGCCAAGGAAGGCGGCAGCAATCCGTTCTTCCCGTTGACGCTGCTCACCGAGATCGGAGTCCGTTTGCCGTCCGTGCTCGACCTCGACGGGAAGGTCGCCGCGGCCATCAGCGCGCCGCGGGTGTTCCCGTCGACCGTGTTCCTGAGACCCGACGGCTCGGTGGCCGAGGTCTATCCCGGGGTCTTCGACAGTCCGGAGGAGATCGCGGACTCGGTGGCCGAGCACCTGGGCGTGCGGATATGA
- a CDS encoding TSUP family transporter encodes MDVALLIAAAAAAGWVDAVVGGGGLVLIPAMLIVQPGLPTATALGTNKLAAVFGTASAAWRYTRHVRIDLRRLIPVFVAALVFSALGATVAVVLPTEIFTPIVLVMLVCVGLFVALNPGFGGDASTGPRSRVSTIAGLVLAGVVVAFYDGVMGPGTGTFLIISLTALVGTSFLESSAMAKVINTGTNLGALAVFGLQGNVLWLLGLGLAVANVVGAQIGSHMAIGRGSSFVRWVLLAVVVVMVGKLGYDLIAG; translated from the coding sequence TTGGACGTCGCGCTGCTGATCGCCGCTGCCGCCGCGGCCGGGTGGGTCGACGCCGTGGTCGGCGGCGGTGGTCTTGTCCTGATCCCGGCGATGCTGATCGTCCAACCGGGGCTGCCCACCGCGACGGCCCTGGGGACCAACAAGCTCGCCGCGGTGTTCGGCACCGCGTCGGCCGCATGGCGCTACACGCGGCATGTCCGGATCGATCTGCGTCGCCTGATCCCGGTGTTCGTTGCGGCCCTGGTCTTCTCGGCGCTCGGCGCGACGGTGGCCGTCGTTCTGCCCACCGAGATCTTCACACCGATCGTGCTGGTGATGCTGGTCTGCGTCGGGCTGTTCGTCGCGCTCAATCCCGGCTTCGGCGGTGACGCGTCGACGGGACCGCGGTCGCGCGTCTCGACGATCGCCGGCCTCGTACTGGCCGGTGTCGTCGTCGCCTTCTACGACGGGGTGATGGGACCCGGGACCGGGACGTTCCTGATCATCAGCCTGACCGCCCTGGTCGGGACGAGCTTCCTGGAGAGTTCGGCGATGGCCAAGGTCATCAACACCGGCACGAATCTCGGCGCTCTGGCGGTGTTCGGCTTGCAGGGAAATGTGCTGTGGCTGTTGGGACTGGGGTTGGCCGTCGCCAACGTCGTCGGCGCCCAGATCGGATCCCACATGGCGATCGGGCGGGGGAGCTCGTTCGTGCGCTGGGTTCTGCTCGCGGTGGTGGTGGTCATGGTCGGGAAGCTCGGATACGACCTGATCGCCGGGTGA
- a CDS encoding flotillin family protein, protein MLGYYVPEPDEAMLISGAKSDADNAPFVVVVGHGKWVMPFFRKVRFLSMALHEATIREVCVTTQGIQLNVRAVIAHKVGNDVASIVNAGQRFISEQESEMNQLTGQVFSGHLRSIVGSMTVEQIIRERDTLARQVLDASKREMGSIGLVVDSFQIQSIDDMDSGYINALAAPNIAKVQREATVERARADQESAKAQQESLRNQADYERETAIKRAAIKAETDKANAEAAQAGPLAQARVNQEVIREQSVLAQAQAELREQELISEVVKPAEAEALRRQIIAEAEAKAVEIQSAAAAQHNRIALDQQLIEALPTLVGEVAKGLSTANLTVYNGAEGVNEIMTGVITQGAALLRSLQDQVAPTTVDGSPMSTT, encoded by the coding sequence ATGCTCGGCTACTACGTTCCCGAACCCGACGAGGCGATGTTGATCTCGGGCGCCAAGTCCGACGCCGACAACGCGCCGTTCGTCGTGGTGGTGGGACACGGCAAATGGGTCATGCCCTTCTTCCGGAAGGTCCGATTCCTGTCGATGGCACTGCACGAAGCGACGATTCGTGAGGTCTGTGTGACCACGCAGGGAATACAACTGAACGTGCGGGCGGTCATCGCGCACAAGGTCGGCAACGACGTGGCGTCGATCGTGAATGCCGGGCAACGGTTCATCTCCGAGCAGGAGAGCGAGATGAACCAACTGACCGGACAGGTCTTCTCGGGCCATCTGCGCTCCATCGTGGGCTCGATGACCGTCGAACAGATCATCCGCGAACGCGACACCCTGGCCCGTCAGGTGCTCGACGCGTCCAAACGTGAGATGGGATCGATAGGCCTCGTCGTCGACTCGTTCCAGATCCAGTCGATCGACGACATGGACTCCGGTTACATCAACGCGCTGGCCGCTCCCAACATCGCCAAGGTGCAGCGCGAGGCTACCGTCGAACGTGCTCGCGCAGATCAGGAGTCGGCCAAGGCACAGCAGGAGTCGCTGCGCAATCAGGCCGATTACGAACGGGAGACCGCGATCAAGCGGGCTGCGATCAAGGCCGAGACCGACAAGGCCAATGCCGAAGCCGCCCAGGCCGGGCCCCTCGCTCAGGCCCGGGTCAACCAGGAGGTCATCCGCGAACAGTCCGTGCTCGCGCAGGCGCAGGCCGAACTCCGTGAGCAGGAACTGATCTCGGAGGTCGTGAAGCCGGCCGAGGCAGAGGCGCTACGCCGTCAGATCATCGCCGAGGCAGAGGCCAAGGCGGTCGAGATCCAATCGGCGGCGGCAGCTCAACACAACCGGATCGCCCTCGACCAGCAGCTCATCGAGGCCCTGCCGACGCTCGTCGGCGAGGTCGCGAAGGGACTGAGCACCGCGAACCTCACGGTGTACAACGGCGCCGAGGGGGTCAACGAGATCATGACCGGCGTGATCACCCAGGGCGCCGCGCTGCTGCGGAGTCTGCAGGACCAGGTGGCGCCGACGACGGTCGACGGATCGCCGATGAGCACCACGTGA
- a CDS encoding MBL fold metallo-hydrolase, whose product MSSPNDAAPTHPAYGVLREVTPFASVLLCDNSGMMELDGTNTYVLRAPGSDECVVVDPGPPKYKHHARRLAELPGVALVLVTHRHHDHTGGVSRLHRRTGAPVRARLEKYCRRGAPLRDREVIEAAGLRITVLLTPGHTGDSVSFLVEHDEQRAVLTGDTILGSGTTVLDPADGGLRDYLNSLNRLIVEGEGASLLPAHGPDHPDLGPVARYYKAHREERIDQIVAALDSMGVSAREAKPMKVVRKVYSDVDKKLWPAARMSVKAQLEYLREA is encoded by the coding sequence ATGAGCTCACCGAATGACGCCGCACCGACACACCCGGCCTACGGGGTGCTCCGGGAGGTGACCCCGTTCGCATCGGTCCTGTTGTGCGACAACTCCGGGATGATGGAACTCGACGGCACGAACACCTATGTGCTGCGCGCGCCCGGCAGCGATGAATGCGTGGTCGTCGACCCGGGGCCACCGAAGTACAAGCATCATGCCCGGCGCCTGGCCGAACTACCCGGGGTCGCACTGGTGTTGGTGACGCACCGGCACCACGACCACACCGGCGGGGTGTCGCGCCTGCACCGGCGCACCGGCGCTCCGGTGCGTGCTCGCCTCGAGAAGTACTGTCGCAGAGGCGCTCCGCTCCGGGATCGTGAGGTGATCGAGGCGGCGGGCCTACGGATCACGGTGCTGTTGACGCCCGGGCACACGGGAGACTCCGTCAGCTTCCTCGTCGAACACGACGAGCAGCGCGCGGTCCTGACCGGAGACACGATCCTCGGGAGTGGCACGACCGTGCTCGATCCCGCCGACGGTGGGTTGCGCGACTACCTGAACTCGCTGAACCGCCTCATCGTCGAAGGTGAAGGCGCGTCGCTGCTCCCGGCGCACGGCCCGGACCATCCCGACCTGGGACCGGTCGCGCGGTACTACAAAGCTCACCGTGAGGAACGGATTGACCAGATCGTCGCGGCCCTCGACTCGATGGGGGTGTCGGCCCGCGAAGCGAAGCCGATGAAGGTGGTGCGCAAGGTGTACTCCGACGTCGACAAGAAGCTGTGGCCCGCCGCGCGGATGTCGGTGAAGGCGCAGTTGGAGTATCTGCGAGAGGCCTGA
- a CDS encoding WhiB family transcriptional regulator has product MATAAVSNEEDRLAWVAQARCRGGDPDDLFVRGAAQRKAATICRHCPVQLECGADALDNRVEFGVWGGLTERQRRALLRQHPEVTSWSAFFAAQRRRHRDAV; this is encoded by the coding sequence ATGGCGACAGCGGCAGTTTCCAACGAAGAGGATCGCTTGGCGTGGGTTGCTCAGGCGCGTTGTAGAGGGGGAGACCCCGACGATCTGTTCGTGCGAGGCGCTGCCCAGCGCAAGGCCGCCACGATCTGCCGCCACTGCCCCGTGCAGCTCGAATGCGGTGCCGACGCCCTCGACAACCGCGTTGAGTTCGGCGTCTGGGGCGGACTGACCGAACGTCAGCGCCGCGCCCTCCTCCGCCAGCATCCGGAGGTCACGTCCTGGTCGGCGTTCTTCGCCGCGCAGCGCCGGCGCCACCGCGACGCGGTCTGA
- a CDS encoding MFS transporter, which produces MKIDVASGRLALQRRTIVLLCVAQVLAGLSMGGALALGAILGQELSGTDSLAGLPTTVVTLGAAAAGLPLASLAAGRGRRPALTTGLLIAGFGTLIVAIAVDRGWFALMLVGMAAVGSGSAVSLQARFAATDLSSAATRGRDLSLVVWTTMVGAVIGPAVVPLGATVAGWFAMADLSGPFLVGAAGCFGAAAVLFVGLRPDPLVVALGEAGGSRTKVSLAEGFSAIVHSPPARAAMAAVVSAHAVMVGVMALTPVHMHHGGASVTLVGLSISAHIAGMYALAPVMGLLADRAGRIPVILGGQAVLVVSCVIGFVFAESQTGLVVALVLLGVGWSASTVAASTLLTDSVDTARRAPAQGVSDTSMSLAGAAAGAVAGIVVGTFGYAALVLGAAVIAVVTAAYVVLDGVRDRRRTSMA; this is translated from the coding sequence GTGAAGATCGACGTAGCCTCCGGCCGCCTCGCCCTGCAGCGGCGAACCATCGTCTTGCTCTGCGTGGCCCAGGTGCTCGCCGGCTTGTCGATGGGCGGGGCACTGGCGCTCGGTGCGATCCTCGGTCAGGAGCTGTCGGGGACGGATTCGCTGGCCGGCCTGCCGACCACCGTGGTCACGCTCGGTGCGGCCGCCGCGGGCCTGCCGCTGGCGTCGCTGGCGGCCGGGCGCGGCCGTCGTCCCGCGTTGACCACGGGTCTGCTGATCGCCGGATTCGGGACGCTGATCGTGGCCATCGCCGTCGACCGCGGTTGGTTCGCGTTGATGCTCGTCGGTATGGCCGCGGTGGGGTCGGGCAGCGCGGTGAGTCTGCAGGCGCGGTTCGCCGCGACCGACCTGTCGTCGGCGGCCACACGCGGACGCGATCTCTCGCTCGTGGTGTGGACGACGATGGTCGGCGCGGTGATCGGACCCGCGGTGGTCCCGCTGGGTGCGACCGTCGCCGGCTGGTTCGCGATGGCCGATCTCTCGGGTCCGTTCCTAGTCGGTGCCGCGGGGTGTTTCGGAGCGGCGGCAGTGCTCTTCGTCGGCCTGCGCCCCGATCCGCTCGTCGTGGCGCTCGGCGAAGCGGGCGGATCGCGCACCAAGGTGTCTCTGGCCGAGGGCTTCTCGGCGATCGTGCACTCACCGCCGGCGAGAGCGGCGATGGCTGCGGTGGTGTCGGCGCACGCGGTCATGGTCGGGGTGATGGCGCTGACGCCGGTCCACATGCATCACGGGGGTGCCTCGGTGACGCTGGTCGGACTGTCGATCAGCGCGCACATCGCCGGGATGTACGCGCTCGCACCGGTGATGGGCCTGCTCGCCGATCGGGCCGGCCGGATTCCGGTGATCCTCGGTGGGCAGGCGGTGCTTGTCGTCAGTTGCGTCATCGGTTTCGTCTTCGCGGAATCGCAGACGGGCCTCGTCGTGGCGCTGGTCCTCCTCGGTGTCGGATGGTCGGCATCGACGGTCGCGGCGTCGACGCTCCTGACCGACAGTGTGGACACCGCACGACGTGCACCGGCACAGGGTGTCTCGGACACTTCGATGAGTCTGGCCGGCGCGGCCGCGGGTGCAGTCGCGGGGATAGTCGTCGGGACTTTTGGTTACGCGGCGCTGGTCCTCGGGGCCGCTGTGATCGCCGTGGTGACCGCGGCCTACGTCGTGCTCGACGGAGTCCGCGACCGGCGCCGGACCTCGATGGCCTAG
- a CDS encoding ArsA family ATPase — translation MANEQGSRSGSGESLESGVTDDASGNGVTDRSSVAGENEWPKAAARARLHFVSGKGGTGKTTVAAALALALAADGKKVLLVETEGRQGIAQVFDIAPLPPTDTRIATAEGGGEVSALAIDIEHALLEYLDMFYNLGFAGRAMKRIGAIDFVTTVAPGLRDVLLTGKIKERIIHTDKQGNRVYDAVVVDAPPTGRIGNFLDVTQAMADLAKTGPIRNQSEGVVRLLHSEETIIHLVTLLEAMPIQETIEAIDELRGKNLNLGSLVINRVSAPHLPAEVIDEIAEGRIDAGRVEDSLTAAGLKLTDGDLAGLLTETIEHATRLQAQQIAKAQLDEVELPTLELPSLGDGVDLGSIYELANLLQKAGA, via the coding sequence GTGGCCAATGAACAGGGCTCGCGATCCGGGTCGGGTGAGTCGCTCGAATCCGGCGTGACAGACGACGCCTCCGGCAACGGCGTGACAGACCGCTCTTCCGTCGCGGGAGAGAACGAGTGGCCGAAGGCCGCTGCCCGCGCCCGCCTGCATTTCGTGTCGGGCAAGGGCGGTACGGGCAAGACCACCGTGGCCGCGGCGCTGGCGCTCGCGCTCGCCGCCGACGGCAAGAAGGTGCTCCTCGTCGAGACCGAGGGGCGACAGGGCATCGCGCAGGTCTTCGACATCGCCCCGTTGCCCCCGACCGACACCCGCATCGCGACCGCCGAAGGCGGCGGCGAGGTGTCCGCGCTGGCCATCGACATCGAGCACGCCCTGCTCGAGTACCTCGACATGTTCTACAACCTCGGCTTCGCGGGCCGTGCGATGAAGCGGATCGGCGCCATCGACTTCGTCACGACCGTCGCTCCCGGGCTTCGTGACGTGCTGCTCACCGGCAAGATCAAAGAGCGGATCATCCACACCGACAAGCAGGGCAACCGCGTGTACGACGCGGTGGTCGTGGACGCACCGCCGACCGGCCGGATCGGGAACTTCCTCGACGTCACGCAGGCGATGGCCGATCTGGCCAAGACCGGACCGATCCGCAACCAGAGCGAGGGCGTCGTCCGGCTCCTGCATTCGGAGGAGACGATCATTCACCTCGTGACGCTCCTCGAGGCGATGCCCATCCAGGAGACCATCGAGGCCATCGACGAGCTGCGGGGCAAGAACCTCAATCTGGGCAGCCTCGTCATCAACCGCGTGAGCGCCCCGCACCTACCCGCCGAGGTGATCGACGAGATCGCCGAGGGTCGGATCGACGCGGGGCGAGTCGAGGACAGCCTGACCGCTGCCGGGCTCAAGCTCACCGACGGGGACCTGGCCGGCCTGCTCACCGAGACCATCGAGCACGCGACCCGGCTGCAGGCACAGCAGATCGCGAAGGCCCAGCTCGACGAGGTGGAACTACCGACGCTCGAACTGCCGTCCCTCGGGGACGGTGTCGACCTGGGTTCCATCTACGAGCTGGCCAACCTCCTCCAGAAAGCGGGTGCGTGA